One genomic window of Halovivax cerinus includes the following:
- a CDS encoding PstS family phosphate ABC transporter substrate-binding protein, whose amino-acid sequence MSDDRFGRFTGGVSRRNFIAAAGAVGAVSVAGCSETEGDEGEGDLSGNIRISGSSTVYPVATAVGELFKEEEHPAVTIDLSKDGSSGGFENVFIPGDADINNASRAIKEEEIEACQDNGFEPVEFEVAKDALTVVVNNDNEFIDSLTYDELEAIWTPDDTPETWADVNADWPDEEIKLFGPASTSGTFDYFTETILGEAGRIRADFTGTEEDDQIAEGVQGNEFALGYLPFAYYMNNPDETAAVPLAATESEDPVEPSLDAASTGEYALARPLFFYANSEMVAEKEHLQEFIRFYIDKTTDKKLMAEQIGYVQSSEERAEENLATLEEYI is encoded by the coding sequence ATGTCCGACGACAGATTCGGGCGGTTCACTGGTGGTGTATCGCGGCGGAACTTCATCGCGGCAGCAGGTGCGGTCGGCGCCGTGTCGGTTGCAGGCTGTTCGGAAACCGAGGGGGACGAAGGCGAGGGCGACCTTTCCGGCAACATCCGAATCTCCGGAAGCAGTACGGTCTATCCCGTGGCGACGGCAGTTGGCGAACTGTTCAAAGAAGAAGAGCACCCGGCCGTCACGATTGACCTCAGCAAGGACGGGAGTTCCGGCGGCTTCGAGAACGTGTTCATCCCCGGCGACGCGGACATAAACAATGCGAGTCGAGCCATCAAAGAGGAAGAGATTGAGGCGTGTCAGGACAACGGTTTCGAACCCGTCGAGTTCGAAGTCGCCAAGGACGCCCTGACCGTCGTCGTCAACAACGACAACGAGTTCATCGACTCGCTGACCTACGACGAACTCGAGGCCATTTGGACGCCCGACGACACACCCGAGACGTGGGCCGACGTCAACGCCGACTGGCCCGACGAGGAGATCAAACTGTTCGGCCCGGCATCGACGTCGGGGACGTTCGATTACTTCACCGAGACGATTCTCGGCGAAGCCGGCCGGATTCGTGCCGACTTTACCGGCACCGAGGAGGACGACCAGATCGCTGAGGGCGTCCAGGGCAACGAGTTCGCACTGGGCTATCTGCCGTTCGCCTACTACATGAACAATCCCGACGAGACGGCCGCCGTGCCGCTGGCCGCCACCGAGAGCGAGGACCCCGTCGAGCCGAGCCTCGATGCGGCGTCGACCGGCGAGTACGCGCTCGCCCGACCGTTGTTCTTCTACGCCAACAGCGAGATGGTCGCCGAGAAGGAGCACCTCCAGGAGTTCATCCGATTCTACATCGACAAGACGACGGACAAGAAACTGATGGCGGAACAAATCGGGTACGTCCAGTCCTCTGAGGAACGCGCAGAGGAGAACCTCGCGACACTCGAAGAGTACATCTGA
- the arcS gene encoding archaeosine synthase subunit alpha translates to MTEYFEIHARDGAARLGELRLTEPCRTPALVGDLLDDAGSEWVADRPSPAGDPSSLTVFPHRAFPGGTAPEVRDSFAPEYPDVDFPSAAVISSESPLDYGTDAVIVSDAQSVRGHGAAFVEAIVAIRDAVPADTALILPGVATPRNVSLLAYAGVDGVDAARATAAGTRGHYLTTDGFHHLDALEELPCACSACQVPREAFTRADCVEHNRNALRAELARVRGRIRSGRLRDYVEGQARHDQWLTAAMRELDDRWAYVEERAPILREAEIAATTSDTIRRPEIQRYADRVTSRYRNRFKNPLVLVPCSARKPYSESQSHGQFHDVIQWRAHLVSMTSPIGVVPQELETTYPAQHYDTVVTGRWSAEEVDFVASILRRYLERNEYSKIVAHVPDEGYRDVVERVEAELDLGDRVTYTVPEGGHPTDDDSLSNLADALDGELKYSKREREHNTVRAIADYLLGDGAGDDLFADVDLQTTSRYPKIQVRDGAETQLATMVPQYGTLSFTLDGAHLWADSDAPTKRVEIDGFVPHGSVLAPGIVDADEDIRVGDEVIVEGPKAFAIGRAEMFGREMAESTRGEAVAVRHVEEL, encoded by the coding sequence ATGACCGAGTACTTCGAGATTCACGCGCGCGACGGCGCGGCGCGCCTCGGTGAACTTCGCCTCACGGAGCCGTGCCGGACGCCCGCGCTCGTGGGCGATCTGCTCGACGACGCGGGGTCGGAGTGGGTCGCCGATCGGCCCTCGCCGGCGGGCGATCCGTCCTCGCTCACCGTGTTCCCTCACAGGGCCTTTCCGGGCGGTACCGCGCCGGAAGTGCGAGACTCGTTCGCGCCCGAGTATCCCGACGTCGACTTCCCGAGTGCGGCCGTGATATCGAGTGAGTCGCCCCTCGACTACGGGACCGACGCCGTGATCGTCTCGGACGCCCAGTCGGTCCGGGGCCACGGCGCCGCGTTCGTCGAGGCGATCGTCGCCATTCGCGACGCGGTGCCGGCCGACACCGCGCTGATCCTCCCCGGCGTCGCCACGCCGCGAAACGTCTCCCTGCTCGCCTACGCTGGCGTGGATGGGGTCGACGCGGCGCGCGCGACCGCCGCGGGGACGCGTGGTCACTACCTGACGACCGACGGCTTTCACCACCTCGACGCGCTGGAAGAGTTGCCCTGCGCGTGCTCGGCCTGTCAGGTCCCGCGCGAGGCGTTCACCCGGGCCGACTGCGTCGAGCACAATCGCAACGCGCTCCGTGCCGAACTCGCGCGAGTACGCGGGCGAATCCGGTCGGGCCGACTCCGCGATTACGTCGAGGGGCAGGCCCGCCACGACCAGTGGCTCACTGCCGCGATGCGCGAACTCGACGACCGGTGGGCCTACGTCGAGGAGCGCGCGCCGATCCTCCGCGAGGCCGAGATCGCGGCGACGACGAGTGACACGATCCGACGGCCCGAGATCCAGCGCTACGCCGACCGGGTGACGAGCCGATATCGAAATCGGTTCAAGAATCCGCTCGTCCTCGTCCCCTGCTCGGCCAGAAAGCCCTACAGCGAATCGCAGAGCCACGGCCAGTTTCACGACGTTATCCAGTGGCGCGCCCACCTCGTCTCGATGACGAGCCCGATCGGCGTCGTCCCGCAGGAACTCGAGACGACCTATCCGGCCCAGCACTACGACACGGTCGTCACCGGCCGCTGGAGCGCCGAGGAGGTCGACTTCGTCGCCAGCATCCTCCGTCGCTATCTGGAACGCAACGAGTACTCGAAGATCGTCGCCCACGTCCCCGACGAGGGCTATCGCGACGTCGTCGAGCGCGTCGAGGCCGAACTCGACCTCGGCGATCGCGTCACCTACACCGTCCCCGAGGGCGGGCATCCGACTGACGACGACTCGCTTTCGAACCTCGCCGATGCGCTCGACGGCGAACTCAAGTACTCGAAACGCGAGCGCGAGCACAACACCGTTCGCGCCATCGCCGACTACCTGCTCGGCGACGGGGCCGGCGACGACCTCTTCGCCGACGTGGACCTGCAGACGACGAGCCGCTACCCCAAGATCCAGGTGCGCGACGGCGCGGAGACGCAACTCGCGACGATGGTTCCCCAGTACGGCACGCTCTCGTTCACACTCGACGGTGCTCACCTGTGGGCCGACAGCGACGCACCCACGAAGCGGGTCGAGATCGACGGCTTCGTTCCGCACGGCAGCGTCCTCGCGCCGGGCATCGTCGACGCCGACGAGGACATTCGCGTCGGTGACGAGGTGATCGTCGAAGGGCCGAAGGCGTTCGCCATCGGTCGCGCGGAGATGTTCGGCCGCGAGATGGCCGAGAGTACGCGCGGCGAAGCCGTGGCGGTCCGTCACGTCGAGGAGTTGTAA
- a CDS encoding universal stress protein — protein MNRGLVVVANSDRHVALLETAGEFARGADAELVLLSTLTETEYEADRDALKTLEEIEGATYGIDATEERLERAAQKIANETIVDMDVDYRIAPRVVGDGSLADEILQVADDLECDHIFVVGQKRSPTGKALFGNVAQSVILGFDGRVTVDLE, from the coding sequence ATGAACCGAGGATTAGTCGTCGTCGCCAATTCGGATCGCCACGTGGCGCTGCTCGAAACGGCCGGCGAATTCGCCCGCGGTGCGGACGCCGAACTGGTATTGCTCTCGACGCTCACGGAGACAGAGTACGAAGCCGACCGCGACGCCCTGAAGACCTTAGAGGAGATCGAGGGTGCGACGTACGGAATCGACGCGACCGAGGAGCGCCTGGAGCGAGCCGCACAGAAGATCGCCAACGAGACGATCGTCGACATGGACGTCGACTACCGGATCGCCCCGCGCGTCGTCGGCGACGGCTCGCTGGCCGACGAGATCCTGCAGGTCGCGGACGATCTAGAGTGCGATCACATCTTCGTCGTCGGTCAGAAGCGCTCGCCGACCGGCAAGGCACTCTTCGGCAACGTGGCCCAGTCGGTCATCCTCGGCTTCGACGGCCGGGTCACGGTCGACCTGGAGTGA
- a CDS encoding RNA-binding protein: MIAQVESARRVAGTLVDAVVGWVLANPDLTAIALAGVVGLVVAVVAIRRVRRWWRVRRDVRQSQSGHDRARDRAPPVSIGDEYTVGVQEFSHHHSGERHAVAKVEGFVVFVRDVPASLETAETIRISVLSFNRGKTSATATFLGRA; the protein is encoded by the coding sequence ATGATCGCGCAGGTCGAATCGGCCCGACGCGTCGCCGGGACACTCGTCGACGCTGTCGTCGGGTGGGTACTGGCGAATCCAGACCTGACAGCGATCGCACTCGCCGGCGTCGTCGGTCTCGTCGTCGCCGTCGTGGCGATCCGTCGCGTCCGACGCTGGTGGCGGGTCAGGCGGGACGTTCGACAGTCGCAGTCGGGTCACGATCGTGCACGGGATCGGGCGCCACCGGTCTCGATCGGCGACGAGTACACCGTCGGCGTCCAGGAGTTCTCCCACCACCACTCCGGCGAGCGACACGCGGTCGCGAAGGTGGAGGGGTTCGTCGTCTTCGTCAGAGACGTACCCGCCTCGCTCGAGACGGCCGAGACGATCCGCATCTCGGTCCTCTCGTTCAACCGCGGCAAGACGTCGGCGACGGCGACGTTCCTCGGCCGGGCCTGA
- the tgtA gene encoding tRNA guanosine(15) transglycosylase TgtA: MGQVFELQAADAAGRIGELTVPRAGVTIETPTLLPVINPHLDTIAPRRLADEFGAEALITNAYIFHGSEDYRERALAEGLHDLLDFPGAIVTDSGSFQLAEYGEIDVTTEEILQFQRDIGSDVATPVDIPTPPDVSRERAEAELATTEERLAVADSFEAGDMLVTAPVQGSTYPDLREAAGTRAASTGLDVFPVGAVVPLLNEYRYADVVDVVAAAKRGLGPAAPVHLFGAGHPMMFALAAALGCDLFDSAAYAIYARDDRYLTVRGTRHLDELDHLPCSCPICVDHGAAGLRDLPDDRRETALAAHNLHVSFAEIRRIKAAIREGSLLELVDERARSHPAMLDGYRALLDHADQLERDDPASKGTFFYTSAESARRPEVARHHDRLDRLSVPDSLFLTEGPDPPTDDYEETWRVVPPFGPVPSDLSRTYPLTAEVPTRPDRPAIEAAADGVSRLVARHPDARVGLGHRGWPADVLATLPDDVELIDGDDRGRTR; the protein is encoded by the coding sequence ATGGGTCAGGTCTTCGAACTCCAGGCCGCGGACGCTGCCGGCCGAATCGGCGAACTCACGGTGCCTCGTGCCGGCGTCACGATCGAGACGCCGACGCTACTGCCGGTGATCAACCCGCACCTGGATACCATCGCGCCGCGTCGCCTCGCCGACGAGTTCGGCGCCGAAGCGCTGATCACGAACGCCTACATCTTCCACGGTTCCGAGGACTACCGGGAGCGAGCGCTCGCGGAGGGGTTGCACGACCTCCTCGACTTCCCGGGGGCGATCGTGACCGACTCCGGATCGTTCCAGCTGGCAGAGTACGGCGAGATCGACGTCACCACCGAGGAGATCCTCCAGTTCCAGCGGGACATCGGCTCGGACGTCGCGACGCCGGTCGACATCCCGACCCCGCCCGACGTCTCACGCGAGCGGGCAGAGGCGGAGCTCGCGACCACCGAGGAGCGACTGGCCGTCGCCGACTCGTTCGAAGCGGGCGACATGCTCGTCACCGCGCCGGTCCAGGGATCGACGTACCCGGACCTCCGGGAAGCGGCGGGGACGCGGGCCGCGTCGACCGGACTCGACGTCTTTCCGGTCGGCGCGGTCGTCCCGCTGTTGAACGAGTACCGCTACGCCGACGTGGTCGACGTCGTCGCGGCGGCGAAACGCGGGCTCGGTCCCGCCGCGCCGGTCCACCTCTTCGGCGCCGGCCATCCCATGATGTTCGCGCTGGCCGCGGCACTGGGGTGTGACCTGTTCGATTCGGCGGCCTACGCCATCTACGCGCGCGACGACCGCTACCTCACCGTCCGCGGCACCCGCCATCTCGACGAGCTCGATCACCTGCCCTGTTCCTGTCCGATCTGCGTCGACCACGGCGCCGCGGGGCTGCGAGACCTGCCCGACGACCGTCGCGAGACGGCGCTCGCGGCGCACAACCTCCACGTCAGCTTCGCCGAGATCAGACGCATCAAGGCGGCGATCCGCGAGGGGTCGCTGCTCGAACTCGTCGACGAACGCGCTCGCAGCCACCCGGCCATGCTCGACGGCTACCGTGCGCTGCTCGACCACGCCGACCAGCTAGAGCGCGACGACCCGGCCTCGAAGGGCACGTTCTTCTACACGTCAGCGGAGAGCGCCCGCCGTCCGGAAGTGGCGCGCCACCACGACCGGCTCGATCGGCTTTCCGTCCCCGATTCGCTCTTCCTGACGGAGGGACCCGACCCGCCGACGGACGACTACGAGGAGACCTGGCGCGTCGTCCCGCCGTTCGGCCCGGTCCCGAGCGACCTCTCACGCACCTACCCGCTCACGGCCGAGGTCCCGACACGACCGGATCGACCGGCGATCGAGGCGGCGGCCGACGGCGTCTCCCGCCTCGTCGCCCGCCACCCGGACGCCAGGGTCGGCCTCGGTCATCGTGGCTGGCCGGCCGACGTCCTCGCGACGCTCCCGGACGACGTCGAACTGATCGACGGAGACGACCGCGGCCGGACTCGGTGA
- a CDS encoding NUDIX hydrolase has protein sequence MAETPGRWETREETVAYSCPGFDVITQSVRLPDGTETDFDYLSEPPSVAVLPFTPDDAVVTTEEWRQAVERWVRGIPVGGVEPADTDLSVAARRELAEETGYEAETVEHLRTVEPANGLADSLLHLFVARGCRPAGDQRLDRDETIRVRERPYEALKRAVLDGEIRDGRPVLAVSYYELAGVAD, from the coding sequence ATGGCAGAGACGCCCGGTCGGTGGGAAACCCGCGAGGAGACGGTAGCGTACTCCTGTCCGGGTTTCGACGTGATTACGCAGTCCGTTCGTCTGCCGGACGGCACCGAAACCGACTTCGATTACCTCTCGGAACCGCCGAGCGTTGCGGTCCTCCCGTTCACACCGGACGACGCCGTCGTCACGACCGAGGAGTGGCGCCAGGCCGTCGAGCGGTGGGTCCGTGGGATCCCCGTCGGCGGGGTCGAACCGGCCGACACCGATCTGTCGGTGGCCGCTCGTCGCGAACTCGCCGAAGAGACCGGCTACGAGGCCGAGACGGTCGAGCACCTCCGGACGGTCGAACCGGCCAACGGCCTCGCCGACAGCCTCCTGCACCTGTTCGTCGCGCGCGGGTGTCGACCGGCCGGCGACCAGCGACTCGACCGTGACGAGACGATTCGTGTCCGCGAACGGCCGTACGAGGCCCTCAAACGGGCCGTCCTCGACGGCGAGATCCGCGACGGACGTCCGGTTCTCGCCGTCTCCTACTACGAACTGGCGGGAGTGGCGGACTGA
- a CDS encoding PadR family transcriptional regulator, with protein sequence MDQLTGFQRDLLYVITGMNRPSGQDILDDINEYVEQPVTHGRLYPNLDALVEEGLVEKGQLDRRTNYYALTPKGKRALENRQEWVERYVEH encoded by the coding sequence ATGGATCAGCTCACCGGCTTCCAGCGAGACCTCCTGTACGTCATTACGGGAATGAACCGACCGTCCGGACAGGACATCCTGGACGACATCAACGAGTACGTCGAACAGCCAGTCACTCACGGCCGACTCTACCCGAACCTGGACGCGCTGGTCGAGGAGGGCCTGGTCGAGAAGGGACAGCTCGACCGGCGGACGAACTACTACGCGTTGACACCGAAGGGAAAACGTGCACTCGAGAATCGACAGGAGTGGGTGGAACGATACGTCGAACACTGA